The following are from one region of the Haloactinomyces albus genome:
- a CDS encoding 2'-5' RNA ligase family protein encodes MTEMPHADQVRNHARWRPGWAPGRTSYAWLLPLGDQPGLRELANQYQYALRDLPGFDPVPLEWMHILLQDVGFTDEVPAGSTEALLDAARTRLASVAPPALTFHDGVVLPESLALPAEPQSALSELRSALRAASAEVITESALPGEPEETDQHVSLAHPTADGPAAFAAATLAATIVEPATVRVPSVSLVTLTRDHASSEWETLDRVSFGG; translated from the coding sequence ATGACCGAGATGCCGCACGCCGACCAGGTCCGCAACCATGCACGCTGGCGTCCGGGGTGGGCCCCGGGGCGCACCAGTTACGCCTGGCTACTCCCGCTCGGTGATCAGCCCGGGCTCCGGGAGCTGGCCAACCAGTACCAGTACGCGCTGCGGGACCTGCCCGGCTTCGACCCCGTGCCGCTGGAATGGATGCACATCCTCCTGCAGGACGTCGGATTCACCGACGAGGTGCCTGCAGGCAGCACCGAAGCTCTGCTCGATGCCGCGCGCACCCGGCTGGCCTCCGTCGCCCCGCCGGCACTGACGTTTCACGACGGGGTCGTGCTCCCCGAGTCGCTGGCGCTGCCCGCCGAACCGCAGTCCGCGCTGTCCGAGCTGCGCTCGGCCCTGCGCGCGGCCAGTGCCGAGGTGATCACCGAATCGGCGCTGCCCGGGGAGCCCGAGGAAACCGACCAGCACGTCAGTCTCGCCCACCCCACGGCGGACGGCCCGGCCGCCTTCGCCGCGGCCACGCTCGCAGCCACCATCGTCGAACCTGCCACGGTTCGGGTTCCGTCCGTATCACTGGTCACACTCACTCGCGATCACGCCTCCAGTGAATGGGAGACACTCGACCGGGTGAGCTTCGGCGGCTGA